The following proteins are encoded in a genomic region of Pagrus major chromosome 16, Pma_NU_1.0:
- the LOC141010791 gene encoding small conductance calcium-activated potassium channel protein 2-like, with translation MDHSPSMNLSVVDGDEVEDQRPLLPPRTIPQPQVCSPHCGIHQNIQTSADQTVWMDRTQAMATTPLYNGHLYVTPSPHSKRRGDKGKEKKCEKRSGGSRQNQAQRERNHQCKARNAGAHRLQEKVTSFTDVPISSCSSPFKSPCRSHLDIKDVEGRGRRKSGNVSLEMHEHQSLPEIIITSKDDDLQPHNEALQYRQDLSQAKGLLPGAGHPSPDPPPNPKDKDDDKDDTYWKTHNIGWRLVHRRALFLRRQRLNDCALAVGIFGVVMMVMETELSWSIYSKSSIYSLALKSVISFSTIILLGLIIAYHCCEVQLYVHDIGAEDWRIALTTDRVALVALELAAVAIHPYPVGLLQYFQQTFRHTTSRLSLSETELEIVLALPMFLRLYLLGRAMMLHSRLFTDTASRSIGALNKIHFNTRFVGKTLMTTYPGTVLMIFSVSLWIVAAWGLHVCERHHNYRDLSSNYMEALWMVSVTFLSIGYGDVVPHTYCGRSICLLTGIMGAGCTVLVVAVVARKLELTRAEKHVHNFMMDSHISKRIKIAAANVLRETWLIYKHTKLSRERDHTRVRMHQRKLLLAIHQLRRVKMEKRILADQGNTLVDLCKMQNLMYDVLSEVQGCRGELDTHIHSLEKHVEELREGFRSLMPLLSNTLSTQNSSIRHLLREREVKTEAASSNVDR, from the exons ATGGATCACTCCCCCTCTATGAACTTGTCAGTGGTGGATGGAGATGAGGTGGAGGACCAGCGACCCCTCCTTCCACCGAGGACAATCCCTCAGCCTCAAGTGTGCTCTCCTCATTGTGGGATACACCAAAACATCCAAACATCAGCTGATCAGACTGTGTGGATGGACAGGACCCAGGCCATGGCCACCACACCTTTATACAATGGCCACCTTTATGTCACCCCTTCACCTCACTCCAAAAGGAGGGGAGACAAAGGCAAAGAGAAGAAATGTGAGAAAAGGTCAGGGGGGAGTCGACAAAACCAAGCACAAAGGGAGCGTAATCACCAGTGCAAAGCTAGAAATGCAGGAGCTCACAGACTCCAGGAGAAAGTCACCTCTTTCACTGACGTCCCCATTTCTTCCTGCAGTTCCCCCTTTAAGAGCCCCTGCAGGTCACACTTAGACATTAAGGATGTTGAGGGCAGAGGGCGGCGCAAGTCAGGCAACGTCTCTTTGGAGATGCATGAGCACCAGAGTCTCCCTGAGATCATCATCACCAGCAAAGATGATGACCTCCAGCCACACAATGAGGCGTTACAGTATCGCCAGGACCTGTCTCAGGCCAAAGGCCTGCTGCCCGGAGCCGGGCATCCCAGTCCAGATCCCCCGCCCAACCCAAAAGATAAAGACGATGACAAGGACGACACGTACTGGAAGACACACAACATCGGCTGGCGGCTGGTCCACAGGAGGGCTCTGTTTTTGAGGAGGCAGAGGCTGAACGACTGTGCCCTGGCTGTGGGGATATTTggggtggtgatgatggtgatggagaCAGAACTCTCCTGGAGCATCTACAGCAAG AGCTCCATCTACTCCCTCGCACTCAAGTCCGTCATCAGTTTCTCCACGATCATCCTGCTGGGCCTCATCATAGCGTACCACTGCTGTGAGGTCCAG CTGTACGTTCACGACATCGGTGCCGAGGATTGGCGCATTGCCCTGACCACCGACCGTGTGGCTCTGGTCGCCCTGGAGCTGGCGGCGGTGGCCATCCACCCCTATCCAGTGGGTCTGCTGCAGTACTTCCAGCAGACCTTCCGTCACACCACAAGCCGTCTGTCCCTGTCAGAGACGGAGCTGGAGATCGTCCTGGCCCTGCCCATGTTCCTCAGGCTCTACCTGCTGGGCCGTGCCATGATGCTGCACAGCCGCCTCTTCACAGACACCGCGTCCCGCAGCATCGGAGCGCTCAACAAG ATACACTTCAACACCCGGTTTGTGGGGAAAACACTAATGACCACCTACCCAGGCACTGTGCTGATGAttttcagtgtctctctctggaTTGTGGCAGCGTGGGGCTTACATGTTTGTGAGAG ACATCACAACTACAGAGATCTGAGTAGCAACTACATGGAGGCCTTGTGGATGGTCTCTGTCACCTTCTTGTCCATCGGTTACGGAGACGTGGTGCCTCACACCTACTGTGGCCGCAGCATCTGCCTCCTCACTGGAATAATG GGGGCCGGCTGCACCGTCCTGGTGGTGGCGGTGGTCGCCAGGAAGCTGGAGCTGACCAGAGCAGAGAAACATGTCCACAACTTCATGATGGACTCCCACATCTCCAAGAGG ATAAAAATTGCCGCGGCAAATGTGCTGAGAGAGACCTGGCTTATCTACAAACACACTAAGCTGTCAAGAGAAAGAGACCACACCAGAGTCCGCATgcaccagaggaagctgcttcTGGCCATCCACCA GCTGCGGCGAGTGAAGATGGAGAAGAGGATCCTTGCAGATCAAGGCAACACACTTGTAGACCTCTGCAAG ATGCAGAACCTGATGTATGACGTGCTGTCGGAGGTGCAGGGCTGCAGGGGGGAgctggacacacacatccacagccTGGAGAAGCATGTGGAGGAGCTGCGGGAGGGCTTCAGGAGCCTGATGCCACTCCTGTCCAACACCCTGTCCACGCAGAACTCCTCCATCCGCCACCTGCTCAGGGAGAGGGAGGTGAAGACGGAGGCTGCTAGTTCAAATGTGGACAGGTAG
- the rps27.1 gene encoding 40S ribosomal protein S27.1 yields the protein MPLAKDLLHPSPEEEKRRHKKKRLVQSPNSYFMDVKCPGCYKITTVFSHAQTVVLCVGCSTVLCQPTGGKARLTEGCSFRRKQH from the exons ATGCCA ctcgCAAAAGACTTGTTGCACCCATCccctgaggaggagaagaggaggcaCAAGAAGAAGCGTCTTGTTCAGAGTCCCAACTCTTACTTCATGGACGTGAAATGTCCAG gATGCTACAAGATCACGACAGTGTTCAGCCACGCTCAGACAGTTGTGCTGTGTGTTGGCTGTTCAACAGTCCTGTGTCAGCCCACTGGAGGCAAAGCACGTCTCACAGAGG GGTGCTCATTCAGGAGGAAGCAGCACTAG